The proteins below come from a single Comamonas antarctica genomic window:
- a CDS encoding ABC transporter ATP-binding protein, translating to MFLKVSQLEVRYAGRPQAAVNGVSLNLNAGDIGVLIGPSGCGKTTLLRAVAGLEPVSSGEIRLQNQVVGSASVSLPPEQRRIGMVFQDYALFPHLSVGANVAFGIHALRKSEQAARVAEVLALVGLEGSAARFPHELSGGQQQRVALARALAPRPQLMLLDEPFSNLDVDLRERLAHEVRSILKAAGATALFVTHDQLEAFAIGDVIGVMNHGELHQWDNAYTLYHRPATRFVADFIGHGVFLPARLVMREDGVVAETPLGELSDVAECPLPSSYPNGECDVLLRADDVIHDDSAEVKAQIVRKSFRGSEFLYTMRLASGQTVMAHVPSHHNHEVGEWVGMKLAVEHVVAFPREK from the coding sequence ATGTTTCTCAAGGTCTCCCAACTCGAGGTGCGCTATGCCGGCCGCCCGCAGGCCGCCGTCAACGGCGTTTCACTGAATCTGAATGCTGGTGACATCGGCGTGCTGATCGGCCCCTCGGGCTGCGGCAAGACCACCTTGCTGCGCGCCGTGGCCGGGCTCGAACCCGTGAGTTCCGGCGAGATCCGGCTGCAAAACCAGGTCGTGGGCAGCGCCAGCGTATCGCTGCCGCCCGAGCAGCGGCGCATCGGCATGGTGTTCCAGGACTACGCGCTGTTCCCGCATTTGAGCGTGGGCGCGAATGTCGCTTTCGGCATCCACGCGCTGCGCAAGAGCGAACAGGCGGCGCGCGTCGCCGAGGTGCTGGCGCTGGTCGGCCTCGAAGGCAGCGCGGCGCGTTTCCCGCACGAGCTGTCGGGCGGCCAGCAGCAGCGCGTGGCACTCGCGCGCGCGCTGGCGCCGCGGCCGCAGCTGATGCTGCTCGACGAGCCTTTCTCCAATCTCGATGTCGATCTGCGCGAACGCCTGGCGCACGAGGTGCGCAGCATTCTCAAGGCTGCCGGAGCCACGGCGCTGTTCGTCACGCATGACCAGCTCGAAGCGTTTGCGATCGGCGATGTGATCGGCGTGATGAACCACGGCGAACTGCACCAGTGGGACAACGCATACACGCTGTACCACCGTCCCGCCACGCGTTTCGTGGCCGACTTCATCGGCCATGGCGTCTTCCTGCCCGCGCGCCTGGTGATGCGCGAGGACGGCGTGGTGGCCGAAACCCCGCTGGGCGAACTCAGCGACGTTGCCGAATGCCCGCTGCCGTCCAGCTACCCGAACGGCGAATGCGACGTGCTGCTGCGCGCCGACGACGTGATCCACGACGACAGCGCCGAAGTCAAGGCGCAGATCGTGCGCAAGTCGTTTCGCGGCTCGGAGTTCCTCTACACCATGCGCCTGGCCAGCGGCCAGACGGTGATGGCCCACGTGCCCAGCCACCACAACCATGAGGTCGGGGAATGGGTGGGCATGAAGCTCGCGGTGGAGCATGTGGTGGCGTTTCCCAGGGAGAAGTAG
- a CDS encoding lysophospholipid acyltransferase family protein produces MLERGTRAGLRLLRLAAHLLRGLGTIVWRFPRLNVTQRNALVQAWARGLLPRVGVQLQVQGTPPANGPVLLVANHLSWLDIPVLHAARHCRFISKSDVASWPLVSTLARAAGTLFIDRGSRRDTLRIVRLMADALAQRDVLAVFPEGTTSDGGAMLPFRANLLEAAIQADAPVQPLGLRFIDPATGADSAAPIYAGDTTLLASVWRTISAPAIVARVVYGTPQTAQGRDRRAWAQDLQAEVERLRRS; encoded by the coding sequence GTGCTTGAGCGCGGCACGCGCGCCGGCCTGCGCCTGCTGCGCCTTGCGGCCCACCTGCTGCGCGGGCTGGGGACCATTGTCTGGCGCTTTCCGCGCCTGAACGTGACGCAGCGCAACGCGCTGGTGCAGGCCTGGGCGCGCGGACTGCTGCCGCGCGTGGGCGTGCAGCTGCAGGTGCAGGGCACGCCGCCGGCCAACGGCCCGGTGCTGCTGGTGGCCAACCACCTGTCGTGGCTCGACATTCCGGTGCTGCACGCGGCGCGCCATTGCCGCTTCATCTCCAAGTCCGATGTCGCGTCGTGGCCGCTGGTGTCGACGCTGGCGCGCGCCGCGGGCACGCTGTTCATCGACCGCGGCTCGCGCCGCGACACGCTGCGCATCGTCAGGCTGATGGCCGATGCGCTGGCGCAGCGCGATGTGCTGGCGGTGTTTCCCGAAGGCACGACCAGCGATGGCGGCGCGATGCTGCCGTTTCGCGCCAATCTGCTCGAAGCCGCGATCCAGGCCGATGCGCCGGTGCAGCCGCTGGGCCTGCGCTTCATCGATCCGGCCACGGGCGCCGACAGCGCGGCGCCGATCTATGCGGGCGACACCACGCTTTTGGCTTCGGTATGGCGCACCATCAGCGCGCCGGCGATCGTCGCGCGCGTCGTCTACGGCACGCCGCAGACCGCGCAGGGCCGCGACCGGCGTGCCTGGGCACAGGACTTGCAGGCCGAGGTCGAACGTCTGAGGCGTTCTTAG
- a CDS encoding amino acid ABC transporter ATP-binding protein, whose product MPDTPMVRFEQLNKWFGRDFHVLRDIDLDIARGERLVVCGPSGSGKSTLIRCINALEPFQEGRLTVNGVALAVEGREDLRAVQQVRRSVGMVFQQFNLFPHLTVLDNLTLAPRNVGKVPRAEAEAQALAQLERVHIADQAHKFPLQLSGGQQQRVAIARALCLAPQILLFDEPTSALDPEMVHEVLDVMVELAGQGITMVCVTHEMEFARSVADRVVFMDQGQIIEQAAPEAFFSNPRSERARQFLDKLLGRK is encoded by the coding sequence ATGCCTGACACCCCCATGGTCCGCTTCGAGCAACTGAACAAATGGTTCGGGCGTGACTTCCACGTGCTGCGCGACATCGATCTCGACATCGCGCGCGGCGAGCGCCTCGTGGTCTGCGGCCCCTCGGGCTCGGGCAAGTCGACGCTGATCCGCTGCATCAATGCGCTCGAACCTTTCCAGGAAGGCCGCCTGACGGTGAACGGCGTGGCGCTGGCCGTCGAGGGCCGCGAAGACCTGCGCGCGGTGCAGCAGGTGCGGCGCAGCGTGGGCATGGTGTTCCAGCAGTTCAACCTGTTCCCGCACCTCACGGTGCTCGACAACCTGACGCTCGCGCCGCGCAACGTCGGCAAGGTCCCGCGCGCCGAGGCCGAGGCCCAGGCCCTGGCCCAGCTCGAGCGCGTGCACATCGCCGACCAGGCGCACAAGTTCCCGCTGCAGCTCTCGGGCGGCCAGCAGCAGCGCGTGGCGATCGCGCGCGCGCTGTGCCTGGCGCCGCAGATCCTGCTGTTCGACGAGCCCACCTCGGCGCTCGACCCGGAAATGGTGCACGAGGTGCTGGACGTCATGGTGGAGCTGGCCGGGCAGGGCATCACCATGGTCTGCGTGACCCACGAAATGGAGTTCGCCCGCTCGGTCGCCGACCGCGTGGTGTTCATGGACCAGGGCCAGATCATCGAACAGGCCGCGCCCGAGGCGTTCTTTTCCAATCCGCGCAGCGAGCGCGCCAGGCAGTTTCTGGATAAGTTGCTGGGGCGGAAGTAG
- a CDS encoding amino acid ABC transporter permease, producing MPAERPSPLIAARPAPPRARAGWSWHHPATRARVWQLLALLGVAVLLCWLVFNTQANMAARGIQSGWDFLGQTAGFDIGEQPIAYESSDPYWRAFLVGLLNTLRVALAGIVLCTLLGAAVGIGRFSRNLPVRALCRAYVEVFRNVPLLVQLLVWYLLLVEYLPDTTEAWTWGHSVFLSKSGLVLPFPQHGADGWHWSMPVLDGFAIEGGAALSPEFLAVLAGLTFYTAAFVAEAVRAGIASVPRGQIEAAQSIALGRWQTLRLVTGPQALRVMAPPLTNQYLNLTKNSSLAVAVGYPDLVSIANTSLNQTGRALECIAIVMAVYLTLSLATALLMGRLDRRDRARQQA from the coding sequence ATGCCCGCCGAGCGCCCGTCGCCCCTGATTGCCGCGCGGCCCGCGCCGCCGCGTGCGCGCGCCGGCTGGTCGTGGCACCACCCGGCCACGCGCGCGCGCGTCTGGCAATTGCTGGCGCTCCTGGGCGTGGCCGTGCTGCTCTGCTGGCTGGTCTTCAACACCCAGGCCAACATGGCCGCGCGCGGCATCCAGAGCGGCTGGGACTTCCTGGGCCAGACGGCGGGATTCGACATCGGCGAGCAGCCGATCGCGTATGAATCCAGCGATCCGTACTGGCGCGCGTTTCTCGTCGGCCTGCTCAACACCTTGCGCGTGGCGCTGGCCGGCATCGTGCTGTGCACGCTGCTGGGCGCCGCCGTGGGCATAGGGCGCTTCTCGCGCAACCTGCCGGTGCGCGCGCTGTGCCGCGCCTATGTCGAAGTCTTTCGCAATGTGCCGCTGCTGGTGCAATTGCTGGTCTGGTATCTGCTGCTGGTCGAATACCTGCCCGATACCACCGAGGCCTGGACCTGGGGGCACAGCGTGTTCCTGAGCAAGTCGGGGCTGGTGCTGCCGTTTCCGCAGCATGGCGCGGACGGCTGGCACTGGAGCATGCCGGTGCTCGACGGTTTCGCCATCGAGGGCGGCGCCGCGCTGTCGCCCGAATTCCTCGCGGTGCTGGCGGGCCTGACGTTCTATACCGCGGCCTTCGTCGCCGAAGCCGTGCGCGCCGGCATCGCATCGGTGCCGCGCGGCCAGATCGAGGCCGCGCAAAGCATTGCGCTGGGCCGCTGGCAGACGCTGCGCCTGGTCACCGGGCCGCAGGCGCTGCGCGTGATGGCGCCGCCGCTGACCAACCAGTACCTCAATCTCACCAAGAATTCCTCGCTCGCCGTGGCCGTGGGCTACCCCGACCTGGTGTCGATCGCCAACACCAGCCTGAACCAGACCGGCCGTGCGCTCGAATGCATTGCCATCGTGATGGCGGTCTATCTGACGCTGTCGCTGGCCACGGCGCTGCTGATGGGACGTCTCGACCGGCGCGATCGCGCGCGCCAGCAAGCATGA
- a CDS encoding amino acid ABC transporter permease, with translation MSPHSTEIIPARPAPLRVGGLRAWVRRELFGSWVSALTTLALLGWALWALPGALDWLLWRAVWQADADACQAARGVGACWGVITEKHRLILLGRYPLEEQWRPVLATALLLALVIASGIRLFWTRWLVLAWVLVWAVVFTLMGGGVLGLAPVPTERWGGLPLTLMLTTLSIVLACPLAVLLALGRRSHMPAIRTLCAGFIELVRGVPLISVLFMASFLFPLFLPVGATPDVLVRVLLGIALFAAAYLAETVRAGLQSVPQGQLEAADSIGLGWWQTQRLVVLPQALGAVVPGLMNSFISIFKDSSLITIVSLYELTGSLGLALSGDPEWRPFMVEGYLFITAIYFVVCAAMSRYSLWVEQRHARGQAR, from the coding sequence ATGAGCCCGCATTCCACCGAAATCATTCCCGCGCGCCCCGCGCCGCTGCGCGTGGGCGGCCTGCGTGCCTGGGTGCGGCGCGAACTGTTTGGCAGTTGGGTCAGCGCACTGACCACGCTGGCGCTGCTGGGCTGGGCGCTCTGGGCGCTGCCGGGCGCGCTCGACTGGCTGCTGTGGCGCGCCGTGTGGCAGGCCGATGCCGACGCCTGCCAGGCCGCGCGCGGCGTGGGCGCGTGCTGGGGCGTGATCACCGAAAAGCACCGGCTGATCCTGCTGGGCCGCTATCCGCTGGAAGAACAATGGCGCCCGGTGCTGGCCACGGCGCTGCTGCTGGCGCTGGTGATTGCCAGCGGCATCCGGCTTTTCTGGACCCGCTGGCTGGTGCTGGCCTGGGTGCTGGTCTGGGCCGTGGTCTTCACACTGATGGGCGGCGGCGTGCTGGGCCTGGCGCCCGTGCCCACCGAGCGCTGGGGCGGCCTGCCGCTGACGCTGATGCTCACCACGCTGTCCATCGTGCTGGCCTGCCCGCTGGCGGTGCTGCTGGCGCTGGGCCGGCGCTCGCACATGCCGGCCATCCGCACGCTGTGCGCGGGTTTCATCGAGCTGGTGCGCGGCGTGCCGCTGATCTCGGTGCTGTTCATGGCCAGCTTCCTGTTCCCGCTGTTCCTGCCCGTGGGCGCGACGCCCGACGTGCTGGTGCGCGTGCTGCTGGGCATCGCGCTGTTTGCCGCGGCGTACCTGGCCGAGACCGTGCGCGCCGGCCTGCAGTCCGTGCCGCAAGGGCAGCTTGAAGCCGCGGACAGCATCGGGCTGGGCTGGTGGCAGACGCAGCGCCTGGTGGTGCTGCCGCAGGCCCTGGGCGCGGTGGTGCCGGGGCTGATGAACAGCTTCATCTCGATCTTCAAGGACAGCTCGCTGATCACCATCGTGAGCCTCTACGAGCTGACCGGCTCGCTGGGGCTGGCGCTCAGCGGCGACCCCGAATGGCGCCCGTTCATGGTGGAGGGCTACCTGTTCATCACCGCGATTTATTTTGTGGTCTGCGCGGCCATGTCGCGCTACAGCCTCTGGGTCGAGCAGCGGCACGCGCGCGGCCAGGCCCGTTGA
- a CDS encoding dihydroorotase: MKILIQNGRVMDPGRGFDQVCDIAIDHGRIAAIGGLPEGFTPTRVIDASGCWVLPGLVDLSVRLREPGHEHEGMLQSEMAASVAGGVTSLVCPPDTDPVLDEQGLVEMLKFRAEKLHQSRLFPLGALTRGLSGEVLTEMNELTESGCIGFGQADVPLASTQTLQRALQYAATYGYTVWLRPQETHLGKGVAASGPLATRMGLSGVPVAAETIALHTIFELIRGTSVRVHLCRLSSAAGVELVRRAKAEGLNVTADVSINSLHLTDTDIGYFDSSARLNPPLRQQRDRDALSAALADGTIDALVSDHTPVDDDAKVLPFAEAEPGATGVELLLSLAVKWSEQQQVPLHRALDVVTAAPARLLGAALGELKDQIGQLPVGGVADLCIVDPDTRWQVKPEALASQGKCTPFSGYELPARVLCTLVAGRIAFERA; the protein is encoded by the coding sequence ATGAAAATTCTGATCCAGAACGGCCGCGTCATGGACCCGGGCCGCGGTTTCGACCAGGTCTGCGATATCGCCATCGACCACGGCCGCATTGCTGCCATCGGCGGCTTGCCCGAAGGTTTCACGCCCACGCGCGTGATCGACGCCAGCGGCTGCTGGGTGCTGCCCGGCCTGGTCGATCTGTCGGTGCGCCTGCGCGAACCCGGCCATGAACATGAAGGCATGCTGCAAAGCGAGATGGCGGCCAGCGTGGCCGGCGGCGTGACCAGCCTGGTCTGCCCGCCCGACACCGACCCGGTGCTCGACGAGCAGGGCCTGGTCGAGATGCTCAAGTTCCGCGCCGAGAAGCTGCACCAGTCGCGGCTGTTCCCGCTGGGCGCGCTCACGCGCGGCCTGTCGGGCGAAGTGCTGACCGAGATGAACGAGCTGACGGAGTCGGGCTGCATCGGCTTCGGCCAGGCCGATGTGCCGCTGGCCAGCACCCAGACGCTGCAGCGCGCGCTGCAGTACGCCGCCACCTACGGCTACACGGTGTGGCTGCGGCCGCAGGAAACGCATCTGGGCAAGGGCGTCGCCGCGAGCGGCCCGCTGGCCACGCGCATGGGCCTGTCGGGCGTGCCCGTGGCGGCCGAGACGATTGCGCTGCACACCATCTTCGAGCTGATCCGCGGCACCTCGGTGCGCGTGCACCTGTGCCGCCTGTCGAGCGCCGCCGGGGTCGAACTGGTACGCCGCGCCAAGGCCGAAGGCCTCAACGTCACGGCCGATGTGAGCATCAATTCGCTGCACCTCACCGATACCGACATCGGCTATTTCGACAGCAGCGCGCGCCTGAACCCACCGCTGCGCCAGCAGCGCGACCGCGATGCGCTGTCGGCCGCGCTCGCCGACGGCACCATCGATGCGCTGGTCTCCGACCATACGCCAGTCGATGACGACGCCAAGGTGCTGCCGTTTGCCGAAGCCGAGCCCGGCGCCACCGGCGTCGAGCTGCTGCTGTCGCTGGCCGTCAAGTGGTCCGAGCAGCAGCAGGTGCCGCTGCACCGCGCGCTGGATGTGGTCACGGCCGCGCCCGCGCGCCTGCTGGGCGCGGCGCTGGGCGAGCTCAAGGACCAGATCGGCCAGCTGCCGGTGGGCGGCGTGGCCGACCTGTGCATCGTCGATCCCGACACGCGCTGGCAAGTCAAGCCCGAGGCGCTCGCCAGCCAGGGCAAGTGCACGCCGTTCAGCGGCTACGAACTGCCGGCGCGCGTGCTTTGCACGCTGGTGGCCGGGCGCATCGCCTTCGAGCGTGCTTGA
- a CDS encoding ABC transporter permease → MRRITLAFRSLPLILLALLLTLPVLAVFAAWLPWGGDALAGPILREMASTVLPGYALTTVWLGLLVALGAAVVGTVAAATVTLFDFAGRRTLEWLLLLPLAMPAYVTAYAYTDFLQFSGPLQVWLRETYGLEGRLLPEVRSLGGAVWVFIFSLYPYVYLLARTALGERAAHLMEAARLLGAPLSRRIATIALPLARPAVAAGVALVVMETLADFGVSSYFGIQTFTTGIYKAWLSMDNRIAAAQLATFLLVLVVLLLQIEIRAQRRMRFVTNGVGRAGSAEAQPLRLRGAQVGMAWLICLLPVLMGFAAPVFFMLRPLAADWSVLPWSRFLEWAWNSVRLGAITSVLAVAIALALAFAVRRRPDALTRGVAQLASLGYAVPGAVIVVGLLLPVGWLQAAAPDWGLASLITATAVGIVWAYLVRFCAVALQSMQSGYARIPVSFDDSARMLGTHSWGLMARVHWPLLKRSTTAAALLVFVDVMKELPATMVLRPFNSDTLAVVAYQLARDERLGEAALPSLALVAVGLVPVIMLSRTLRSR, encoded by the coding sequence TTGCGCCGCATCACTCTTGCCTTCCGTTCCCTGCCACTGATACTGCTGGCGCTGCTGCTGACATTGCCGGTGCTGGCGGTGTTTGCCGCCTGGCTGCCCTGGGGCGGCGATGCGCTGGCCGGGCCCATCCTGCGCGAGATGGCTTCGACGGTGCTGCCGGGCTATGCCTTGACCACGGTCTGGCTGGGCCTGCTGGTGGCGCTGGGCGCGGCCGTCGTCGGCACGGTGGCCGCGGCCACGGTGACGCTGTTCGATTTCGCCGGGCGGCGCACGCTCGAATGGCTGCTGCTGCTGCCGCTGGCCATGCCGGCGTATGTCACGGCCTATGCGTATACCGACTTCCTGCAGTTCAGCGGGCCGCTGCAGGTCTGGCTGCGCGAGACCTATGGCCTCGAGGGCCGGCTGCTGCCTGAAGTGCGCAGCCTGGGCGGCGCGGTCTGGGTGTTCATCTTCTCGCTTTATCCGTATGTCTATCTGCTGGCGCGCACCGCGCTGGGCGAGCGCGCCGCGCACCTGATGGAGGCCGCGCGGCTGCTGGGCGCGCCGCTGTCCCGGCGCATCGCCACGATTGCGCTGCCGCTCGCGCGCCCGGCCGTCGCCGCGGGCGTGGCGCTGGTGGTCATGGAGACGCTGGCCGATTTCGGCGTCTCCAGCTACTTCGGCATCCAGACCTTCACCACCGGCATCTACAAGGCCTGGCTGTCGATGGACAACCGCATTGCCGCGGCCCAGCTCGCGACCTTCCTGCTGGTGCTGGTCGTGCTGCTGCTGCAGATCGAGATCCGCGCCCAGCGGCGCATGCGCTTCGTCACCAACGGCGTGGGCCGCGCGGGTTCGGCCGAGGCCCAGCCGCTGCGCCTGCGCGGCGCGCAGGTGGGCATGGCCTGGCTGATCTGCCTGCTGCCGGTGCTGATGGGGTTTGCCGCGCCGGTGTTCTTCATGCTGCGCCCGCTCGCGGCCGACTGGTCGGTGTTGCCCTGGTCGCGTTTTCTCGAATGGGCCTGGAACAGCGTGCGCCTGGGCGCGATCACCTCGGTGCTGGCCGTGGCCATCGCGCTGGCGCTGGCGTTTGCCGTGCGCCGCCGCCCCGATGCGCTCACGCGCGGCGTGGCCCAGCTGGCCAGCCTGGGCTATGCCGTGCCCGGCGCGGTGATCGTCGTGGGCCTGCTGCTGCCCGTGGGCTGGCTGCAGGCGGCCGCGCCCGACTGGGGCCTGGCCTCGCTGATCACGGCCACGGCGGTGGGCATCGTCTGGGCGTACCTGGTGCGTTTTTGCGCGGTGGCGCTGCAGTCCATGCAAAGCGGTTACGCGCGCATTCCCGTGAGCTTCGATGATTCGGCGCGCATGCTGGGCACGCACAGCTGGGGGCTGATGGCGCGCGTGCACTGGCCGCTGCTCAAGCGCTCGACGACCGCGGCCGCGCTGCTAGTGTTTGTCGACGTGATGAAGGAACTGCCCGCGACCATGGTGCTGCGGCCGTTCAACAGCGACACGCTGGCCGTGGTGGCCTACCAGCTGGCGCGCGACGAACGCCTGGGCGAAGCCGCGCTGCCTTCGCTGGCGCTGGTGGCGGTGGGGCTGGTGCCGGTGATCATGCTGAGCCGGACTTTGCGCTCGCGCTGA
- a CDS encoding prephenate dehydratase domain-containing protein produces the protein MIPGAVPGSYSHWPDALRGPGQRVACLGPAGTWSHQACLQWGADAGLRPGPELLPMDADTALQALAQRCVDAVCLPVSTRVVGATPYLSPVLALLQQSHANDAPDALQVVGECRLQLGYSLMARPGVALAQLQAVCAHPVALQEAAPWLRQHLPGLPQRRCASAGAAAQAVAAARDERLACLGPALAAALHGLHVLQSGIEQGPHNETRWWLLARAAPPAQVADAARPWLGRFGLAHSAGNLP, from the coding sequence ATGATTCCTGGTGCGGTACCGGGGAGCTACTCACACTGGCCCGACGCGCTGCGTGGTCCGGGCCAGCGCGTGGCCTGCCTGGGCCCGGCCGGCACCTGGAGCCATCAGGCGTGCCTGCAATGGGGCGCCGATGCAGGCCTGCGGCCCGGTCCCGAACTTCTGCCCATGGATGCCGACACGGCGCTGCAGGCGCTGGCGCAGCGCTGCGTCGATGCGGTGTGCCTGCCGGTGAGCACGCGGGTGGTGGGTGCCACGCCCTATCTTTCGCCGGTGCTGGCGCTGCTGCAACAGAGCCATGCGAATGACGCGCCCGATGCGCTGCAGGTGGTGGGTGAGTGCCGGCTGCAGCTGGGCTACAGCCTGATGGCGCGCCCCGGCGTGGCGCTGGCGCAGCTGCAGGCGGTCTGTGCCCATCCCGTGGCGCTGCAGGAGGCCGCGCCCTGGCTGCGCCAGCACCTGCCAGGCTTGCCGCAGCGCCGTTGCGCGTCGGCGGGCGCGGCGGCGCAGGCCGTGGCCGCGGCGCGCGATGAAAGGCTGGCCTGCCTCGGCCCGGCGCTCGCGGCGGCATTGCATGGACTGCATGTGCTGCAGTCGGGCATCGAACAGGGCCCGCACAATGAAACCCGCTGGTGGCTGCTGGCGCGCGCCGCGCCACCTGCGCAGGTGGCCGACGCAGCGCGGCCCTGGCTTGGCCGGTTCGGACTGGCCCACAGTGCAGGAAATCTGCCGTAG
- a CDS encoding amino acid ABC transporter substrate-binding protein, translating into MKFLRFSLLALALGGLSSAHAGKTIDTIKQRGQISVGISSGVPGFSAADSKGQWTGLDVDVGKAIAAALLGDASKVKWVPLVSQQRFTALQSGEVDVLSRNTSVTLTRDASMGLAFTAVVFYDGQGFMVPAKTKVTSARQLKGATVCVQAGTTSEKNMTDFSRIHKLNLKPVVFDKFDAANAAYFAGRCQAYTTDASGLASVRAKEAKDAKEHVILTDLISKEPLGPLVRRGDDEWLAVVRWVVHGLVEAEENGITQANVDKLKAETTDPTIGRLLGKTEDTGKLLGLDKEWLVRAIKAVGNYGEIYERNVGEKTPVGLARGKNKLWTEGGLMYALPVR; encoded by the coding sequence ATGAAATTTCTCCGTTTTTCGCTGCTGGCCCTGGCCCTGGGCGGGCTGAGCTCGGCCCATGCCGGCAAGACCATCGACACCATCAAGCAGCGCGGCCAGATCAGCGTCGGCATCAGCAGCGGCGTGCCGGGCTTCTCGGCGGCCGACAGCAAGGGCCAGTGGACCGGGCTGGACGTGGACGTGGGCAAGGCGATTGCCGCGGCGCTGCTGGGCGACGCCAGCAAGGTCAAGTGGGTGCCGCTGGTCTCGCAGCAGCGCTTCACCGCGCTGCAGTCGGGCGAAGTCGACGTGCTGTCGCGCAATACCTCGGTCACGCTGACGCGCGACGCCTCGATGGGCCTGGCGTTCACCGCCGTGGTGTTCTATGACGGCCAAGGCTTCATGGTGCCGGCCAAGACCAAGGTCACGAGCGCCAGGCAGCTCAAGGGCGCGACGGTCTGCGTGCAGGCGGGCACGACCTCCGAGAAGAACATGACCGACTTCTCGCGCATCCACAAGCTCAATCTCAAGCCCGTGGTGTTCGACAAGTTCGACGCCGCCAACGCCGCCTACTTCGCGGGCCGCTGCCAGGCCTATACGACCGATGCGTCGGGCCTGGCCTCGGTGCGCGCCAAGGAAGCCAAGGATGCCAAGGAACATGTGATCCTCACCGACCTGATCTCCAAGGAGCCGCTGGGCCCGCTGGTGCGCCGCGGCGACGACGAGTGGCTGGCCGTGGTGCGCTGGGTCGTGCACGGCCTGGTCGAAGCCGAGGAGAACGGCATCACCCAGGCCAATGTCGACAAGCTCAAGGCCGAGACCACCGACCCGACCATCGGCCGCCTGCTGGGCAAGACCGAGGACACCGGCAAGCTGCTGGGCCTGGACAAGGAATGGCTGGTGCGCGCGATCAAGGCCGTGGGCAACTATGGCGAGATCTACGAGCGCAACGTGGGCGAGAAGACGCCCGTGGGCCTGGCGCGCGGCAAGAACAAGCTCTGGACCGAGGGCGGCCTGATGTACGCGCTGCCGGTGCGCTGA
- the arsC gene encoding arsenate reductase (glutaredoxin) (This arsenate reductase requires both glutathione and glutaredoxin to convert arsenate to arsenite, after which the efflux transporter formed by ArsA and ArsB can extrude the arsenite from the cell, providing resistance.) has protein sequence MSQTTSSSDFPVTIYHNSRCSNSRGALALIRERGIEPTIVDYIAEPLDAAALTALVRQLGVPVRELLRSKEAIYAELQLDDPAIGDAELIDAVAAHPVLLNRPIVVTPRGAALCRPPEKVLALLPQ, from the coding sequence ATGAGCCAGACAACTTCTTCATCCGATTTCCCGGTCACGATCTACCATAACAGCCGCTGCAGCAATTCGCGCGGCGCGCTGGCGCTGATCCGCGAGCGCGGCATCGAGCCCACCATCGTCGACTACATTGCCGAGCCGCTCGATGCGGCGGCGCTCACGGCGCTGGTGCGCCAGCTGGGCGTTCCGGTGCGCGAGCTGCTGCGCAGCAAGGAGGCGATCTACGCCGAACTGCAGCTCGATGACCCCGCGATCGGCGATGCCGAACTCATTGACGCCGTGGCCGCCCACCCGGTGCTGCTGAACCGGCCGATTGTCGTCACGCCGCGGGGCGCGGCGCTGTGCCGGCCGCCGGAAAAGGTGCTGGCGCTGCTGCCGCAATGA